In a single window of the Micrococcaceae bacterium Sec5.7 genome:
- a CDS encoding IS3 family transposase (programmed frameshift), with the protein MSNPGPRAGGPSPRRSFTPAQKLAHLDAYQQACDDGTGGGAYLRSEGLYSSQITEWRKLRDAGVLEGKKPGETIGKLTAEQAEIARLRRQLEVSERKLARTEAALSIMEKARQLLEDISESAEQQPLVQETLTRAYTDLTKADIPTREAALLAGISRATATRKPRTPVTDLMPASAPLNKISPAERARILATVNSERFVDLPPVQIYAQLLDEGIYLCSISTFYRVLAENSQVKERRRQARHPPRTIPELIATGPGQVYSWDITKLAGPVKGKYLDCYVMIDIYSRYIVGAYVHAHESGELAVEMMKEIFGIHGIPEIVHADRGTSMTSKTVAALLSDLEVTRSHSRPRVSNDNPYSEAWFKTLKFAPVFPERFGSLPDARTFIASFVDGYNHTHRHTGIGLNTPADVHYGLAAGKAVERSKTLAAARQRNPERFATRKDPKILVIPDTAWINKPAEKNETKAAA; encoded by the exons ATGAGTAATCCTGGCCCCCGCGCCGGTGGCCCGAGTCCTCGAAGGTCGTTCACTCCGGCACAAAAATTAGCCCACCTGGACGCCTACCAGCAGGCCTGTGATGACGGCACCGGCGGCGGAGCCTACCTGCGGAGCGAGGGCCTGTATTCCTCGCAGATCACCGAGTGGCGCAAGCTCCGTGATGCCGGCGTGCTCGAGGGCAAAAAGCCCGGTGAGACGATCGGCAAACTCACTGCTGAACAAGCAGAAATCGCTCGTCTACGCCGGCAGCTGGAGGTGAGTGAACGCAAGCTGGCACGGACGGAAGCTGCGTTATCGATTATGGAAAAAGCACGACAGCTTTTGGAGGATATCTCCGAAAGCGCGGAACAACAGCCCT TGGTACAAGAAACCCTGACCAGAGCCTATACCGACCTTACAAAGGCGGACATTCCAACCAGGGAAGCGGCCCTCCTGGCCGGGATATCGAGGGCCACAGCGACCCGTAAGCCCCGGACACCGGTGACCGATTTGATGCCCGCCTCGGCCCCACTGAACAAGATCAGCCCAGCCGAACGCGCACGGATCCTGGCCACGGTGAATTCGGAGCGATTCGTGGACCTGCCGCCGGTCCAGATCTACGCCCAGCTCCTGGACGAGGGGATCTATTTGTGTTCAATCTCCACGTTCTACCGGGTTCTGGCCGAGAACAGCCAGGTCAAGGAACGCCGCCGGCAGGCACGCCATCCCCCCAGGACGATTCCGGAACTCATCGCGACAGGGCCCGGCCAGGTCTACTCCTGGGACATCACCAAACTCGCCGGTCCAGTGAAGGGGAAATACCTCGATTGCTACGTCATGATCGACATCTACTCCCGCTACATTGTCGGAGCCTACGTCCACGCCCATGAGTCCGGGGAGCTGGCGGTGGAGATGATGAAGGAGATCTTCGGCATTCACGGCATCCCGGAGATCGTCCACGCCGACCGTGGGACGTCCATGACGAGTAAAACGGTTGCCGCATTGCTCTCTGACTTGGAGGTCACCCGGTCGCATTCTCGGCCCCGGGTAAGCAATGACAACCCGTACAGCGAGGCGTGGTTCAAGACGCTGAAGTTCGCTCCCGTGTTCCCTGAACGCTTCGGCTCGCTGCCCGATGCGAGGACCTTCATTGCGTCCTTCGTCGACGGGTATAACCACACTCATCGCCACACCGGAATAGGCCTGAACACCCCCGCAGATGTCCACTACGGCCTTGCCGCCGGCAAAGCCGTCGAGCGCTCGAAAACCCTGGCCGCAGCACGCCAGAGGAACCCCGAACGATTCGCCACCAGGAAGGACCCCAAAATCCTGGTCATCCCCGACACGGCATGGATCAACAAACCAGCCGAGAAAAACGAAACAAAAGCAGCAGCCTAA
- a CDS encoding DUF503 domain-containing protein, whose translation MWIGWIEFDILLGDVHSLKEKRSLVRPLLAELKRRFEVSVAEVGGHDQYRRTQIGAGLVAAERTHLVEVLDAVERFVAALPELELLSARRRELHSED comes from the coding sequence GTGTGGATTGGATGGATTGAGTTCGATATTCTCCTGGGCGATGTTCACAGCCTCAAGGAGAAGCGTTCCCTGGTCAGGCCCTTGCTCGCCGAGCTGAAGCGCCGCTTCGAAGTTTCCGTGGCCGAGGTGGGGGGCCACGACCAATACCGGCGCACACAGATCGGCGCTGGCCTCGTGGCAGCAGAGCGAACCCACCTCGTGGAGGTGCTTGACGCCGTCGAACGCTTTGTGGCCGCGCTCCCGGAGCTGGAGCTGCTCAGCGCCCGCCGGCGCGAGCTCCACAGCGAGGATTAG
- a CDS encoding putative quinol monooxygenase translates to MIFIVVKFKVKPEWSERWPDLVAAFTAATRQEAGSLWFDWSRSLEDPNEFVLVEAFKDDAAGDHVNSAHFKKAMAEMPQALAETPRIISRQLDGEGWDRMGELTIV, encoded by the coding sequence GTGATCTTCATCGTGGTCAAATTCAAGGTCAAACCCGAATGGTCTGAGCGCTGGCCCGATCTGGTGGCCGCCTTCACCGCGGCGACGCGGCAGGAAGCGGGCAGTCTATGGTTCGACTGGTCCCGCAGCCTGGAGGATCCCAACGAGTTTGTGCTCGTGGAAGCCTTCAAGGACGACGCCGCCGGTGATCATGTGAACAGCGCCCATTTCAAGAAGGCCATGGCCGAGATGCCGCAGGCCCTTGCTGAGACGCCCCGGATCATCAGCCGTCAGCTCGACGGCGAGGGCTGGGACCGGATGGGAGAACTCACCATCGTCTAG
- a CDS encoding carbohydrate ABC transporter permease, with amino-acid sequence MLIIWSVIVVLPLLWTLMTSFKTSSEIFASPFALPVTWNAGNYVTAWNTAGIGNYFLNTVMVVGSALVVVMVLGAMCAYVLARFQFRGSRAIYYLMLAGLTFPIFLAVVPLFFILKNMGLLNTLPGLTITYVAFALPFTVFFLFSFFKSLPNEIAEAAALDGASEWRTFFQVMLPMAKPGMASVAIFNFLGLWNQFLLPVALNSNEKNYVLSQGLARFASQAGYNVDFGSLFAAVVITVAPVLVVYIIFQRQLQGSVTQGTSK; translated from the coding sequence ATGCTCATCATCTGGTCCGTGATCGTGGTCCTGCCGCTGCTGTGGACGTTGATGACCTCGTTCAAGACCAGCAGCGAGATCTTTGCCTCGCCCTTCGCCCTGCCCGTCACGTGGAACGCGGGCAACTACGTCACGGCCTGGAACACCGCCGGGATCGGGAACTACTTCCTGAACACCGTCATGGTGGTCGGCTCGGCACTGGTGGTCGTGATGGTCCTGGGCGCCATGTGCGCCTACGTGCTGGCCCGGTTCCAGTTCCGCGGCAGCCGCGCCATCTACTACCTGATGCTCGCCGGGCTGACGTTCCCGATCTTCCTGGCCGTCGTCCCGCTGTTCTTCATCCTCAAGAACATGGGGCTGCTGAACACCCTGCCGGGCCTGACCATCACCTACGTGGCGTTCGCGCTGCCGTTCACCGTGTTCTTCCTGTTCTCCTTCTTCAAGTCCCTGCCGAACGAGATCGCCGAAGCCGCGGCCCTGGACGGCGCCAGCGAATGGCGGACCTTCTTCCAGGTCATGCTGCCCATGGCCAAGCCCGGCATGGCCTCGGTGGCGATCTTCAACTTCCTCGGGCTCTGGAACCAGTTCCTGCTCCCCGTGGCGTTGAACAGCAACGAGAAGAACTACGTCCTCTCCCAGGGCCTGGCACGGTTCGCCTCCCAGGCCGGCTACAACGTGGACTTCGGCTCGCTCTTCGCCGCCGTCGTCATCACCGTCGCCCCCGTCCTGGTCGTCTACATCATCTTCCAGCGCCAGCTCCAGGGCTCCGTCACCCAAGGCACCTCCAAATAG
- a CDS encoding sugar ABC transporter permease, which translates to MTVLDTRTLSGGGRPAAVRRRRKLTFDRVSFFAVFLGLPLAIYLVFVISPFIQAFYYSMTDWSGFTATMNFTGLENYRKLFADEIFMKAMANNVVLCLVLPVITIILSLVLASMITVGGSSRGQVKGLKNSSFYRVVSFFPYVIPAIAIGIMWLQIYDPSNGLLNGMLTSLGFDQASSFPWLGDERTAMGATMFVIVWGFVGFYMVLFIAAIKGIPAELFEAARIDGAGRLRTAVSLTIPLIRDNIQTAYIYMGILALDAFVYMAALNSGGGPNNSTLVMSQQLLSTAFTKGQFGYASAMGVVLAIVTLIFAALVFLVNRLTGGSKDTSGS; encoded by the coding sequence GTGACCGTTCTTGATACCAGGACCCTTTCGGGCGGCGGCAGGCCTGCCGCCGTCCGGCGGCGGAGGAAGCTGACCTTTGACCGGGTGAGTTTCTTTGCCGTGTTCCTCGGGCTGCCGCTGGCCATCTATCTGGTCTTCGTGATCTCCCCGTTCATCCAGGCGTTTTACTACTCGATGACGGACTGGTCCGGTTTCACGGCCACGATGAACTTCACCGGCCTTGAAAACTACCGGAAGCTGTTCGCGGATGAGATCTTCATGAAGGCCATGGCCAACAATGTGGTGCTGTGCCTGGTGCTGCCGGTCATCACCATCATCCTGAGCCTGGTGCTGGCGTCCATGATCACGGTGGGCGGCTCCAGCCGCGGGCAGGTCAAGGGCCTGAAGAATTCCAGCTTCTACCGGGTGGTGTCCTTCTTCCCCTATGTCATTCCTGCCATTGCCATCGGCATCATGTGGCTGCAGATCTATGATCCCTCCAACGGGCTCCTGAACGGCATGCTGACCTCGCTGGGTTTTGACCAGGCCAGCTCCTTCCCCTGGCTCGGTGATGAACGGACCGCGATGGGCGCCACGATGTTCGTGATCGTGTGGGGCTTCGTGGGCTTCTACATGGTGTTGTTCATCGCCGCGATCAAGGGCATCCCGGCGGAGCTGTTCGAGGCCGCCCGCATCGACGGTGCCGGGCGGTTGCGGACCGCGGTGTCCCTGACCATCCCGCTGATCCGGGACAACATCCAGACCGCCTACATCTACATGGGCATCCTGGCCCTGGACGCCTTCGTGTACATGGCCGCGCTGAACTCCGGCGGCGGCCCGAACAACTCCACCCTGGTGATGTCCCAGCAGCTGCTCTCCACGGCCTTCACCAAGGGCCAGTTCGGCTACGCCAGCGCCATGGGCGTGGTCCTGGCCATCGTCACGCTGATCTTCGCGGCGCTGGTGTTCCTGGTGAACCGGCTCACCGGCGGAAGTAAGGACACCTCGGGCTCATGA
- the ngcE gene encoding N-acetylglucosamine/diacetylchitobiose ABC transporter substrate-binding protein, translating into MNVQGVPLARRGFLRGALAAAVLVPMGGALVSCAAGGGGGSGAVSGGVVSATNPFGMAEKSAVDAVIFKGGYGIDYVEFAGKAFESAQAGSTAKIAASTDIAQELQPRFVGGNPPDLIDNSGAKAIGFSTILAQLEDLSAVIEAKNLEGAVIKDTLYGGVLAPGTFDGKLAALNYVLTVFAVWYSAALFQEKGWVVPRTWEEALALGEKAKAEGKYLFCWGKEAATYYQEMAIASAIKEGGDEVRLGLENLKEGCWSHPALQGVFTALEKIVKAGYVKPGGSGTAFTAAQAQWSNAGEALLYPSGSWIENEMKDQTKAGFKMTGAPVPTVTAGSKMPYTALHSAAGEPFVVPSQGRNVAGGKEMLRVMLSKEAATNFAKTKLAPTIVKDTVPADGFGSTALVSQTKLLEDAGTDIFSWNFVDLYGTNKDQLVVWNTFLDGKSDVATLTSGLQKISDKVRNDPSVKKIEVK; encoded by the coding sequence ATGAATGTTCAGGGTGTGCCGCTTGCGCGGCGTGGGTTTCTTCGCGGGGCTTTGGCTGCGGCGGTTCTTGTTCCGATGGGTGGTGCTTTGGTGTCGTGTGCTGCGGGGGGCGGGGGCGGGTCCGGGGCTGTTTCGGGCGGGGTTGTTTCCGCCACGAATCCGTTTGGTATGGCGGAGAAGTCCGCGGTTGATGCCGTGATTTTCAAGGGCGGGTACGGGATTGATTATGTTGAGTTCGCGGGGAAGGCTTTTGAGTCGGCCCAGGCGGGGTCCACGGCGAAGATCGCTGCGTCGACGGATATTGCGCAGGAGTTGCAGCCGCGTTTCGTGGGTGGGAATCCGCCGGACCTGATTGATAATTCGGGGGCGAAGGCGATCGGTTTCAGCACGATCCTGGCGCAGCTGGAGGATCTGAGTGCGGTGATCGAGGCGAAGAACCTTGAGGGCGCCGTCATTAAGGACACGTTGTATGGCGGTGTCCTGGCGCCGGGGACCTTTGATGGGAAGCTGGCGGCCTTGAATTATGTGCTGACGGTTTTCGCGGTGTGGTATTCGGCGGCGTTGTTCCAGGAGAAGGGTTGGGTTGTTCCCAGGACCTGGGAGGAGGCGCTGGCTTTGGGCGAGAAGGCCAAGGCCGAGGGCAAGTACCTGTTCTGCTGGGGCAAGGAGGCTGCCACGTATTACCAGGAGATGGCGATTGCGTCGGCCATCAAGGAGGGCGGGGACGAAGTCCGTCTGGGCCTGGAGAACCTGAAGGAGGGCTGCTGGTCGCATCCGGCGCTGCAGGGTGTCTTCACGGCCCTGGAGAAGATCGTGAAGGCCGGTTATGTCAAGCCGGGCGGGTCGGGGACTGCTTTCACGGCGGCGCAGGCGCAGTGGTCCAATGCCGGTGAGGCGCTGCTGTATCCGTCGGGTTCGTGGATCGAGAACGAGATGAAGGACCAGACGAAGGCCGGCTTCAAGATGACCGGTGCCCCTGTTCCGACTGTGACTGCGGGTTCGAAGATGCCGTACACGGCGCTGCACAGTGCCGCGGGTGAGCCGTTTGTGGTTCCGTCCCAGGGCAGGAACGTTGCCGGCGGCAAGGAAATGCTCCGGGTGATGTTGTCCAAGGAGGCGGCGACGAATTTCGCCAAGACCAAGCTGGCGCCCACGATCGTGAAGGACACGGTCCCGGCGGACGGGTTCGGGTCCACGGCGCTGGTGTCCCAGACGAAGCTGCTTGAGGATGCCGGGACGGATATCTTCTCCTGGAACTTCGTTGATCTTTATGGCACGAACAAGGACCAGCTGGTGGTCTGGAACACGTTCCTGGACGGCAAGTCCGATGTGGCGACGCTGACCTCCGGGCTGCAGAAGATCTCGGACAAGGTCCGCAATGATCCCTCGGTGAAGAAGATTGAGGTCAAGTGA
- a CDS encoding alpha-L-fucosidase yields the protein MGVPEEACQTLNGSWRYRRDNLDCETPGILVRMLVDGVSKNGNLLLNVGPTARGALDPRSTADGCICTTSPRRSSTSICPDRQEK from the coding sequence ATGGGTGTCCCAGAGGAAGCGTGCCAGACGCTCAACGGCAGCTGGAGGTACCGCCGTGACAACCTCGACTGCGAAACACCGGGGATACTGGTCCGGATGCTCGTGGACGGCGTCTCCAAGAACGGGAACCTGCTGCTCAACGTGGGGCCGACGGCCCGCGGTGCGCTTGATCCACGCTCGACGGCGGACGGCTGTATCTGCACCACTTCGCCTCGCCGTTCCAGCACGTCCATCTGCCCGGATCGGCAGGAAAAGTGA
- a CDS encoding DUF1990 domain-containing protein, with protein MTGQRMARGELNYPGIGSTEHGPPPEGYELFTERVSLGHGMATYRRVAQGLLTWQLQKSSGLRVRTDNASVVTGARVVSGFGVGPFRINAPCEVVWIRQPVPGDGPQSAGFGYGTLPGHPERGEEAFEVAVDAEGRVFFKVTSFSRHSNWFYRAGGALAKRAQRFITSRYIESAHELAAGEC; from the coding sequence ATGACCGGACAGCGTATGGCCCGCGGCGAACTCAACTACCCAGGCATCGGTTCCACGGAACACGGCCCTCCGCCAGAGGGTTATGAGCTGTTCACTGAGCGAGTCTCTCTGGGCCATGGCATGGCCACATACCGGCGGGTGGCCCAGGGTCTTCTGACGTGGCAGCTCCAGAAGAGCTCCGGTCTGCGCGTCCGCACAGACAACGCCTCCGTTGTCACCGGCGCGCGTGTGGTGAGCGGCTTCGGCGTCGGGCCCTTTCGGATAAACGCCCCCTGCGAAGTGGTATGGATCCGGCAGCCGGTGCCGGGGGACGGCCCGCAGTCAGCAGGATTCGGCTACGGCACACTCCCGGGGCATCCGGAACGGGGAGAGGAAGCGTTCGAGGTGGCGGTGGATGCAGAAGGGCGGGTCTTCTTCAAGGTCACGTCATTCAGCAGGCACTCAAACTGGTTTTACCGGGCCGGCGGCGCACTGGCGAAACGCGCTCAAAGATTCATCACTTCCCGTTACATTGAGAGTGCACACGAACTGGCCGCAGGTGAATGCTGA
- a CDS encoding MmcQ/YjbR family DNA-binding protein gives MDVAALREICLGFPGAFEDFPFGPETSVFKIRAAVTGGARHEAKMFAASSMDPDDWSVSLKCEPALAEQLRTANPEITGAWHMNKTHWNGVRLDGSLPDAMIRDMVEDSYDLVVATLSRKQQEQLGWAWLAKEPAKEPGEYK, from the coding sequence ATGGACGTAGCTGCTCTCCGTGAGATCTGTCTGGGATTTCCCGGCGCCTTTGAGGACTTCCCTTTCGGCCCGGAAACCTCCGTGTTCAAGATCCGCGCCGCGGTGACCGGCGGTGCCCGGCATGAAGCCAAGATGTTCGCTGCGTCCTCGATGGACCCGGACGATTGGTCCGTCAGTCTGAAGTGCGAGCCCGCGTTGGCCGAACAGCTCCGCACCGCCAACCCCGAAATCACCGGCGCCTGGCACATGAACAAGACCCACTGGAACGGCGTGCGGCTGGACGGATCGCTGCCCGATGCCATGATCCGCGACATGGTGGAGGATTCCTACGATCTGGTGGTGGCCACCCTGAGCCGGAAGCAGCAGGAGCAGCTCGGCTGGGCGTGGCTCGCGAAAGAGCCCGCCAAAGAACCCGGAGAATACAAATGA
- a CDS encoding CoA-binding protein gives MAHLNDPAVIERLLHTKGRWAIVGLTIHEWRAAYDTALFIRDRLGMEIIPVNLPGDSVHGETGYSELAKIPAEKQPIDVVDCFVNSQKVGSVVDQAIAAGAKAVWLQLGVIDEAAAERAKAAGLDVVMNTCPAQQAWHYDV, from the coding sequence ATGGCCCATCTCAACGATCCAGCAGTCATCGAACGGCTTCTGCACACCAAGGGACGGTGGGCCATCGTAGGCCTGACCATCCATGAATGGCGCGCCGCCTATGACACCGCACTCTTCATCCGGGACCGGCTGGGCATGGAAATCATCCCGGTGAACCTCCCGGGCGACTCCGTCCACGGGGAAACCGGCTACTCCGAGCTCGCCAAGATCCCGGCAGAGAAGCAGCCGATCGACGTCGTTGACTGCTTTGTGAATTCCCAGAAGGTGGGCAGCGTGGTTGACCAGGCGATCGCGGCCGGCGCGAAAGCGGTTTGGTTGCAGCTGGGAGTCATTGACGAGGCGGCCGCCGAACGCGCCAAGGCTGCCGGCCTGGACGTGGTCATGAACACCTGCCCTGCGCAGCAGGCCTGGCATTACGACGTCTGA
- a CDS encoding sigma-70 family RNA polymerase sigma factor → MNDALTDDALRALRGQGAELFSLVYRTYASQVLGYLTARGVEDPEAAMQEVFLAVLPRLETIRGGVNGLRTFVFSVAHARMVDDFRKQSRAPVKLRFEPELDGREDVSAESAAMLLVSPGEVLELLDVLVEDQKEVLTLRIIGDLTVDQVAEIMGKSAGAVKQLQRRALNTLREHSAVKEYVAP, encoded by the coding sequence GTGAACGACGCACTGACTGACGATGCACTGCGCGCCCTCAGAGGCCAAGGTGCCGAGCTGTTCAGTCTCGTGTACCGAACGTACGCATCACAGGTTCTGGGCTATCTGACAGCCCGCGGCGTTGAGGATCCGGAGGCCGCCATGCAGGAAGTGTTCCTGGCCGTTCTGCCGCGGCTGGAGACCATACGCGGCGGCGTGAACGGATTGCGTACCTTCGTCTTCTCAGTGGCGCATGCCCGGATGGTCGACGATTTCCGGAAACAGAGCAGGGCCCCCGTCAAACTGCGTTTCGAGCCGGAGCTGGACGGCCGTGAAGACGTGTCCGCCGAGTCGGCTGCAATGTTATTGGTGTCACCCGGCGAAGTTTTGGAGCTGCTTGATGTGCTGGTGGAAGATCAGAAGGAAGTTCTCACCCTGCGCATCATCGGCGACCTCACAGTGGATCAGGTGGCCGAAATCATGGGGAAAAGTGCAGGAGCCGTGAAACAGCTTCAGCGACGTGCTTTGAACACGCTCCGTGAACATTCGGCTGTGAAGGAATATGTGGCGCCATGA
- a CDS encoding adenylosuccinate synthase: protein MPAIVIVGAQWGDEGKGKATDLLGHRVDYVVKPNGGNNAGHTVVVGGEKYELKLLPAGILSPNAVPIIGNGCVVNLEALFQEIDGLEARGADTSKLRISANAHLVAPYHQVLDKVTERFLGSRAIGTTGRGIGPAYMDKVARLGIRVQDVFDESILRQKVEGSLRQKNELLVKVYNRRDIVVDEIVDYFLSYAERLRPLVIDSTLVLNNALDEGKVVLMEGGQATFLDVDHGTYPFVTSSNPTAGGASVGSGIGPTRISRSIGIIKAYTTRVGAGPFPTELFDEMGLYLQKTGGEFGVNTGRPRRCGWYDAVLARQASRVNGFTDYFVTKLDVLTGIEQIPVCVAYDVDGVRHDEMPMTQTEFHHAKPIFEFFEGWTEDITAARTLEDLPENARNYVLALEKLSGTRFSAIGVGPDRDQTIVINDLISD, encoded by the coding sequence ATGCCAGCAATCGTGATCGTCGGAGCCCAATGGGGCGACGAAGGAAAAGGTAAAGCCACAGACTTGCTCGGTCACCGGGTTGACTATGTGGTCAAGCCGAATGGCGGCAACAACGCCGGGCATACCGTCGTCGTGGGCGGTGAGAAGTATGAGCTCAAGCTCCTTCCCGCCGGCATCCTCAGCCCCAACGCGGTTCCCATTATCGGCAACGGCTGCGTGGTGAACCTCGAAGCCCTGTTCCAGGAGATCGACGGACTGGAGGCGCGCGGCGCGGACACCTCCAAACTCCGCATCTCCGCCAACGCCCATCTGGTGGCCCCGTACCACCAGGTGCTGGACAAGGTTACCGAGCGCTTCCTCGGGAGCCGCGCCATCGGCACCACCGGCCGCGGCATCGGCCCTGCCTACATGGACAAGGTGGCCCGCCTGGGCATCCGCGTCCAGGACGTTTTTGATGAGTCAATCCTGCGCCAGAAGGTTGAAGGATCGCTGCGGCAGAAGAACGAGCTCCTCGTCAAGGTCTACAACCGCCGCGACATCGTGGTGGACGAGATCGTGGATTATTTCCTCTCCTACGCTGAGCGGCTGCGTCCCCTGGTCATCGACAGCACACTGGTGCTGAACAATGCCCTGGACGAAGGCAAGGTTGTGCTGATGGAGGGCGGCCAGGCCACGTTCCTGGACGTTGACCACGGCACCTACCCGTTCGTCACGTCCTCGAATCCGACCGCCGGCGGCGCCTCCGTGGGATCCGGCATCGGCCCCACACGGATATCCCGCTCCATCGGCATCATCAAGGCATACACCACCCGTGTTGGCGCCGGGCCGTTCCCCACAGAGCTCTTCGACGAGATGGGCCTGTACCTGCAGAAGACCGGCGGCGAGTTCGGCGTCAACACCGGCCGTCCGCGCCGCTGCGGCTGGTACGACGCCGTCCTTGCCCGCCAGGCGTCCCGCGTCAACGGCTTCACGGACTACTTCGTCACCAAGCTGGACGTCCTCACGGGCATCGAGCAGATCCCGGTCTGCGTGGCCTACGACGTCGACGGCGTGCGGCACGACGAAATGCCCATGACCCAGACCGAGTTCCACCACGCCAAGCCCATCTTCGAGTTCTTCGAAGGCTGGACCGAAGACATCACGGCCGCCCGCACCCTGGAGGACCTCCCGGAAAACGCGCGCAACTACGTGCTGGCGCTGGAGAAACTCTCCGGCACCCGCTTCTCAGCCATCGGTGTCGGTCCGGACCGCGACCAGACCATCGTGATCAACGATCTGATCAGCGACTGA
- a CDS encoding uracil-DNA glycosylase, with protein sequence MTALATESFREQLLSRRYEPNVAAVNELCDSLQSVKPHTEVPYVDPIHDVDECRIISLFSNIGEADESGFITAGDEDAATRMLGVQWKLGLRPEFVMPWNVHPWHIAGEPNGKLTPDQISAGLKPLLKFLAVVPRASVIVAHGTEANRLAGLLLKTEVPLLWRRGLKTYKVRSLSGRAFAGTPARQEQYLEEMHVVYADAMARTGLARPEAS encoded by the coding sequence ATGACAGCCTTGGCTACTGAATCATTCCGCGAGCAGCTTCTGAGCCGCCGTTACGAACCCAACGTCGCAGCCGTCAACGAGCTGTGCGACTCCCTGCAGAGCGTCAAGCCCCACACTGAAGTCCCCTACGTAGACCCCATCCACGACGTGGACGAGTGCCGCATTATCAGCCTCTTCTCCAACATCGGCGAGGCCGACGAGTCCGGTTTTATCACCGCCGGAGACGAAGACGCCGCCACGCGTATGCTCGGCGTGCAGTGGAAGCTCGGGTTGCGCCCGGAGTTTGTGATGCCGTGGAATGTCCACCCGTGGCACATCGCGGGCGAGCCGAACGGCAAGCTCACCCCGGACCAGATTTCCGCCGGCCTCAAGCCGCTGCTGAAGTTCCTGGCCGTTGTACCCCGCGCATCGGTGATTGTGGCACACGGCACCGAGGCCAACCGGCTGGCCGGCCTGCTGCTCAAGACCGAGGTTCCGCTCCTGTGGCGCCGCGGCCTGAAAACCTACAAGGTGCGCTCACTGAGCGGCCGCGCTTTCGCCGGAACCCCCGCCCGCCAGGAGCAGTACCTCGAGGAAATGCACGTTGTATATGCCGACGCCATGGCCCGCACTGGCCTCGCCCGGCCGGAAGCCAGCTAG
- a CDS encoding DUF3151 domain-containing protein, translating to MSDEFRKNLMGPESTLLPAETEVYAQLDAGQEALDLVEKHPTSSLLWAVLAEEAWSEGRTIDSYAYSRVGYHRGLDSLRRNGWRGVGPIPWEHEPNRGFLRSLYSLGRASAAIGEAEEPERIEKFLTDSDPSAKAAIEGKN from the coding sequence ATGTCCGACGAATTCCGCAAGAACCTGATGGGTCCCGAGTCCACGCTCCTGCCTGCCGAGACCGAGGTCTACGCGCAGCTGGACGCGGGCCAGGAGGCATTGGATCTGGTGGAGAAGCACCCCACGTCTTCGCTGTTGTGGGCTGTGCTGGCTGAGGAAGCGTGGAGTGAAGGCCGCACCATCGATTCCTACGCCTACTCGCGTGTGGGCTACCACCGCGGCCTGGACTCCCTGCGCCGCAACGGCTGGCGCGGAGTTGGGCCCATCCCGTGGGAGCACGAGCCAAACCGCGGCTTCCTGCGGTCGCTCTACTCGCTGGGCCGCGCATCTGCGGCCATCGGCGAGGCTGAGGAGCCGGAACGCATTGAAAAGTTCCTCACTGACTCCGATCCCTCTGCAAAGGCAGCCATCGAAGGCAAGAACTAA